GGCCGCGTCCGTCATTCTGGCTGTGTCTGGAAGCGGAATTCTTTGGAATGTGGTTCTTCTGTGGAGCAGCTTTGGGCTTTAATGGGTAAAAGCTGTTTTCTGAACACAACCTGAGACAGGTTTCAGGTCTAACAGAACAAAACTTGACTTCCTACCGTAGCTAACACTGTGGAACAGGAATCTGGGAGCCTGCAATTAGAGAGGAGTGAACGTGACAACACGGCGGAGCTGTACCCGACCGACCTGGGCTGAACGTGGTGTCCTGCGCCCAACCTCCCTCAGGTTATCTGACGTATTTACAAGCAGCAGGATGTCTCTACGTAGGGTGGCAGTGTGTTTGctgctccagcagcctcacgaAGCGAATGGCACTGATTTCTCAGGTCAGCACCACCGCAGTGGGAAGTGTTGACGAGGTTGCCCGTAGTGTGTTCGTATTCTGAAAAATAACCATAAAAAACctgctgggctttttttttttgtttgttttcagtggcGTTCTCGGTTCACAAGCAGAGAACAGCTTTCCACTTGCCATTTTCACAAATCCTTCCGGCATCCAGAGGCCAAACTGGATTTTCTCCAGCTCTGCCATTAATTAGATTGTGCTTCAAGTATATTCTATTACTGCTGTAAATCTGATGATGATGAGAATTGTGGCTACAGTCCCATAGGTGTTCATTGATGAAGCACGGGAAGGGTTATGTTAGTAAAGGCATTAATGAAGCAGCATTCCAAAATCTTAGTAGTAGGCACAAAATGCATTTTCTCATCCTTTCCTGGAATACCCATCCCGTCTTGGGGAAGAAAGACTCTTAAAAACCCCCCATAAAGGAAGAAAACTTGACTCCATATTCATACAAGAGCAAAAGGTTAAAAGGGTGCTGTCAGGCTTAAAAATTGGCTTCTGTCCATAAAGTGTGTATTTTAAAGTTACAACATTATTTTCAGTGGAAGTGCAGAAGATGTATTTTCCAAGTTAATTTTGTAAAATTCTGTGCTGACCGGGATAGGTAGCtgaattctcttttttttgtgtgtggatcTTTTACGAAGCGACAGAGAAGCGtggaggttttggttttgtttaggaaATACGGAATTAGAAGCTAGCGGGACAACCTTATTTTTAACTTTCTCAAGCTGGTAGGTTCTGAACTAATTGTGCTGTTATTACAGCTGCTTTTCTGACTATTTTCTGCACTTTAAGCCGTGATATCAAGTATGTTTCATTCTCAGCTTTGGAAATGGTTGCGGAAGTTACACCTTGGGCATGCTCTGTGCCCCATGCAGTGACCAGACCCACACACACGGATCTGAAGGTTAAGAGTGCACTTAGAATCTGGTTTTTATCCCTTATTTATACTAACGGTATTACGCATTTACCTCAAGCATTTTAAACATCGGTTATTGTATATCACTTATTTAGATATCAAATACTGTAATGCAATAAAATGTACTCAATTGTTGCCGATTATTTGTTATCTACAGGCCTACAATATGCTTATTTTCTCTATGTGCCTTATCTCTTCAACTATATTGTGTAAATCCTAGCTGTGTTTTTGAGGATCTCGTGAATGTACATAATATAAAGATAAAATGTCCTCTTTGTGCAGGCCGATAGAAATATGAGGTAGTTAATATGCTTTTCCTTCTGTCAGCGCTGCTTAAATCTTGGGactgttttcttttcccaaaATAACAGTGCGGGGAGGCGGCCTCACAGAGTGAAGTAAATGTGGGTCCCCTTGAGGGAAGAGTGACCCCGACCCCCGCACCATACCCCAGAGTGTGGGTTTCAGACTCAAATGAATAAGTAACCCCGGATCGTGCTCTTATCTCGCATCTTTTTTTATCGTCAGCATCCGGTTATTCATCTTGGCTGTCATCAAACATCGCCTGGGCCTCTGCTAAAACACCATCTGGATCAGCCAGTTCAATCTGAATAGAAAGAACACAAATCCGTTATGCAGTGTAATTGGAGAAGCTTAAGGTTTATAGACACGATTACTACAGCATTAACAGAGACTCTCCTGTGTATCAGGATGTTAGTTtatattgcagcctttcaattaTTCTTCTACAAACCTTGCTACACTTTCCTAACTTTATTAGCACATTGAACATCACTTCATCTCCTTGAAATAGCTCTGGGTAGAACGGGTGGTGTTCTCCCAGGCAGAAAACATCCAGTCCTCCTCTTACTTCGTTACACCTTCCAAAGCCTTGGCTCCAATAATAACAGCAAATACCCCAAGTCCACCATATTGTCTTTCCCCATCTCTGCAGTTATGTTCAAATCCTGCCTTGACACAACCCCATCACCCATGCTGAATTCTCTCAAAGTTTGTGACAATCTCTCTCTACTTTTCAGCCGTTTTCTGTCCTGTTTGTTCCTTGTATCTGCTAATGAAGACACGTGGTGACACTTCTCCCACACAGAAGCTCAGCAAAAGCTGACTTTAGTCCAATGGGTGCTCGTGACAGTAATTTGGCAAAAGGTTTATGGAAATCTGAAGTCAATTTTCCCCCTTTTATCTGTTACTTCATATTCTGAGAACAATAAATCTCTTCTGATGGAAAGCGCAATAACAACAGTGAAAGCTGGTGCTTTCTTTTTGCTTGCAGAGCAGAAGAAAATTGGCTCCTAACTTGGCCTTCGGGGAGTTAAATAAACAGCCACAGACTTGAACGTTCTGCCTTAGTGAGATGGCAATTCAGCCCAGGGCTGGGTTGTTGAAGAGGCCGTTCTGGGCTGACCTTTGACAAGCCTTGTAAGGTAAATATTTTTAGCTACAGAAGTGCTGCTCCTTTCACTCTTTGCAAAATCGAGCTTGTTTTTCCCTGGTGAGTATTTCATGTTTATTATTCTGCGCTGCTGTGGGTGTGCCTGGGTCTTACAGGATTAACTGGCTTGTCAAAAATCTCCGTGCTCAAAGGGCCCTTGCTATAGAAACCAGATTTGAACGATTAAGGGAAGCAGAGATACATCTCCGCTGTGTCTCTTTGCAACAAGCCCGTCCCTGGAGCAGAGGACCGCAGGCGcttcactggtgtcactggggcaACGCAGAGCGGTCGCCCCGCGTGGGTCTGCTCGGCTCTAAGCAAAAAGGAGCTTCCCCACACGTATCCTGCAGTAACCGTCCCTTGGAAATGCGATTGCGTTGTGTTTCGTGCACTGGGATTCAAGCTGAGACACTTGGCCAGCTGTGTCCCTTGGGGCTGTGTCCCCTGTGCTCCTCCGAAGGCACAGAGTTGGGGACAGGCTCTCCCGTCCTCCGGTTCCTGTGCCAAAGTGATGGGAAGGGCACGTGCCAGGCTGGCGGCCCAGGGCTCTGTGTGCCCCGTCCTGCATTCACTGAGTCTGGGCGATGGGGACTGGCTGTTTCTCCACAGCTTGTGTCACCCTTATAGGACAGGGGGAGCAGAGCCTGTCACCTCTCAGACACCCCGCCTGCTCCGCACGTCCCCCTGCCCCCCTGGACACGGACCAGGCCCTGGCTCGTGGTTCCTGGTAAGGGAAATATCTGACATTAGCGCTGCAGCTGCCCAGGTGTCAGTAAGGTGCAGTCAGCTTTGACTGTTCGGCTCGGTGAAATCATTTGGTTTTGACGCAAATCCCACTATTGTCTCTGCCTCTATTGTCCCCGTTTCCTTTGTGCTGCTTCAGGTCTCTAAGCAGTTCTGGTGCATGAGAACGCATTTTTTCAGATGTAGGTGAGTGGGAGGCTCCAGCAGTGGCTGGACGGGACGCTTGTCCCTCCGGGGCCATTTAGGACACTGCTGGCCAAAGGCCTCTGAGCTTGAGCTGGGGGTAATCACTTGGAGAGTGAAATgctgcctggagagctgcccTGAGCGCTGGTGAATGCAAACATCACCAGCAAAAATGGAATTTCCAAGCAATTACCTTCGGGATTGGATACTGAGTAGGGGCAGGAGCTTCATCTCTGCCAAAGTCGATCAGAATTCCACATTTTGGTATATCTGCTGCCCAGATGCCTTCAAACAACTGTCCCTTATCCAAGTAGAAAAATTTCCCTGGGCCGtgcttctttccatctttccagtTTCCTTCGTACCGATTTTCATTTGCTGCAATTAAACACATGAACAGACCATGACATTCGCTCCGTTTCATTAGGGGGCTACAAATGAAACCAACACGGCAAACCCACAGAAGAGAAAATCATCTCCTGGGCTGCTCTGAGTAATTCggagggagcagcagcacagcgtCGTTTCGCTTTCACCGGGCTCCGTTTGCTGTGCCGCGGGGAGCAGAGGCTGCGGAAGGCGCCCACGCCTGCCCGCTTGGCACAAGAACTGAATTCGCCTGCTCTGTTCTCCTGGTGATATTAATTTTCTGCTGATACGTGGAGTGAGTGAGCTCAGGGTAAGACCAGTAGCTGAGTCACTCCTCACAACATGAAAAATTATAGGACACAAGTTTCGGATTTGCCACTGCAACAAATCACGCGGGATTTCTGGCTTGAAGAAGTTTGCTTGTCTGGGCAAGGACCAGCAGCACTGATCGTTATCCAGTCAAAATAATCTTGATTTCAAATAATACTCGCAGTTATGTTTTTCCTCAATGAATTACAGAGCAAGAATTGCTGTGAGTGTCTGAGCAGCTCAGGCAATCAGTTACAGACTGTTTTTCCAGCTGTACTGCATCTCTTGGTGTTTTTCTGCCAGTCAAGAGAGGTTTTTCTGGgctctgtgctgccatccaggaaTCATGAACAGGGGAAGCAGAGCTGCAAGGGGATGAGAGCAgggaccagggatgggagcaggaACCAGGTACGCTGGTTGAGAAGGGACATCACACCCGCAGCGATACTGGGGCTGGGACACGTCCAGGCCACGCTTCTGTCACCAGGAGAGTCCCTCTGCTGTCCGCTCTTCCTACACACACAGAGACATGGGGATTTCAGCCAAAAAACATGGGGATTTCTACCAAGTTACTTAGTGGAAATATCTTTGGGTCTCATCTGAATTGTGCCATTCTTCGTGGCAAGAGGTAGCCGAAGTACCAGGGCACCCTGCCCGGCGCTGGGGACTGCCAGAGCgccgggggctgggggggaaacCAAAAACGCTTATGGGGAGCGTGGCTGCTGGGCTCTCTGGGCAGGGTCTGCTTTGCAGGTTGGAGCCGTGGCTGTGGTTATCTTCAGCTTGCTGGTGGTCTGTTCACCCTCAACACTGACCTGCGCTGCTGCCCAGCCATCGACAGCTCAGAGACCACCGAAATCACAGCCCCGGGGCCATCGAGCCCCCTGGCTGCCCTGCAgcactcagctgctcccatcccctctcctcccagagtaCTGAGAGGCTGCATTGCTCACAACGGAGGTCTCCGCGGGTGCGCAGTGCCCTGGTTTCAAAGCTGTTCGGCAACGGGCCGTGGCAGAGGTGGCGAATCGGCGCGGTGCTCCAGCCGAGCTCGCCCTCACCGGGCACGCTGCCACTACAAGCAATTTAATCTCGAGCTGCAGCTCACCGTGACCTCCACTGAAGAActccttttctttccccatcGCAAAGCTGCCGGCATGCGGGCACGCTTCCAGCGGCTGAGCTGAATGCTTTCGGCTTGTGGGCATGAAATAATTGCTCTGGCTAATTTTAACCGAAAGGAATCCAGCTCGCAGTCAGTTGCAGGCTACGCTGGAGGCAACCGGGCGCATCAGCCACGGCTGGGCCCCGAGGGATGAACAGTTTACAGCGCCGAGGGTGACTTTGATGGGAGCAAAGCAGATCAGTGGAAGGGGTTACCCCTGGAAGTGGGTGCTGATTTAATCAGGACAAGTCATCGGTTCAAAGTGGCTTTGCAGTCATCAGAGAGAGTGCAGTGGTGTGTGATGTGCAGCGAAGGTCAGGCTTGTTCCTCCTGGCTGCTTTGCTTAGCTAACTACCAGCCTTGACATCACTTTCAAGAAAAAGAATAGATGAATAGTAATAATATGGAGATAATATTTCTTCAAATGTTCCTGGAATGCAGTGCCTTGTACTGCAAGGGATTTGGATTCTTTGCTTTGGGGAAAAATGTGTTACACTCCAAGCAAAATAAGGGGAAAACATTTCAAATTTCTATTTTTATGATGCGATTGCCCCTATCATTCCAAATTCATCATGTCCTCGCTGTTACTTCTGGGAAGGGATTGTGTACTAATGAAACCCCTGTGTTCACTCAACCTGAGCCAGTGTCGGAAGTGAGAGAGGGGATGGAGCGAACTCAAAAAGAAAACTTctctattttatttctgtgctggAAACTGGACTCCTCTTTGGTATGCAGCAGTTAGAAAGCACGGCTGGCAAAGTGCCTGGCTTGAAAAGAGAGATTTGCTCTTCTCTGACCCAACAGTATAttatctctaaccctaaccaccccAGTCATTTACATGTAAATCACAGCAAAATTCAGCTTCCATGTGTTTTGGCTTGAGCAGCACAACACTGGCCCTTGTGCTGCCTCCAGCCCCAAACCCAGAGGGGAAGGACGACACAGGGGAGCAGCCGCAACCCTGGTGCAAAGCTGCAGTGGGAGATGCGATGTAGCACCCAGAAATCTGGACGGCAGGGTTATTTGGAGAGCAGCACGACACCAAATACCTTGAAGGGGGCAGGCAGAGGCCTGTGGTGCGGGTGGCCGGTACTTACGCAgccgcagcatccccagcccgccGGGCTGgtcctgcagccactgcccctcGTAGATGGACCCGTCCTGGTAGTACATCCGTCCCCAGCCGCTCCGCTGCCCGCCGCTCCACTCGCCCTCGTAGTGCTCCCCGCCGGGGTAAAACGTCATCCCGTAGCCCTGGAGGCGGCACAGAGATGGCTGGTTAGGAGACTCTGTGTTGAAAGGGGTCAGTGTTCAATTTTGGGACATTGTTTTTGTGATACACCTTTGCTTAGCACTCTTCCACGTGGCAGctggcagcccagcccagcagccgtTCTTGTGTTGGAGGAAATGAGAGACAGCGGTATAGGATTGGTTTTGGCAAATGCTTTTATTCCCATGACAAAACCTCAGGTTTAAATCTCAGTGTGTTATTATTGGCATCATTGCCACTAATATTTAGCTAAAAGCGAGTTTTACTAGTATATAAACCTGCCTGGGGATAGGCAGCACTAAAAGGACCTGTCTCTCAGTGTGGGGATTTCATGTCTCTCAACATGGGGATTTCACGTCTCTCAACATGGGGATTTCGTGCCTTTCAGCCCTGACCATGCTCCACACCGTGTGTCCCAGGCTGGGCAACCCCTTCCCTTGCCCTGGGGCAGACCAGAAGCCTCTTAAGCGGTGCTTAACCATGGAAATGGCTTTGCCGGGGATGACAGGAGGTGTTTGTCTTACCTGTGTGTTTGTTATTAAATCCAGAGGCACCCCCTGTACCAGGGAGTGATACCACTAAGAAATATTTACATATTACAAATTAGTTTTCCCATAGGAGTAAGGTTTTGATTTATctctgaacagaaaataaaatcagttctGAAAATAACTGATTTTGCTGAGCATTAATTATATTAAACAGCATGGACATAAAGGGGAGAATtttgcagcagaagaaaaaaaacctagtAATATTTGGATGTCATGATAAATCTTTCAGCAAAGCTCAGTCATCCAAAACACCTCCTCAAAGAACAGGAGGGGAAGCTCCCTCCAAGTGAGTGGAGCCATAGAGCCACACGCCAATTAGAGTGTACGAGGCTATTAATGTAATTTAAGAGGAGACCCAAAGGCGAACAGAAGGTTTCCATTGGCAGATCAGAAAACATTCCTGCCGGGATTTTGCACATAGGATTGCAGTCATTTTTACCAGATGACTTCCTCATTatgtttcctttagaaaaaacAGTGATTTATGTGACAGGCTTAATTTCCAAAAGAACTCTGTTATTTGTCTAATATGCTGTAAAACTCCCAGAAGAAGGTACATTTTCCTGCAGTGCTTATAACACAGGATCCTGCGACTGCTTCAAGGATGAGAGGAATGAAAGCGATGGGTGGGAGGATTAAGACCTCTGATACGAAACCTCTTGTCCTGCTTGGCTGAGCTGCAGCTGAGTCCGAGCAGCGATCGCTGGTGGGAGGTCGGGGCTGTAGCACATGGGTGGGATGGGTCCCTCTCCAGAGGGGACATGATGGGTGACGGAACATTCTAGGCATTTTATAAATGATGGATTTTTAGTCCTGAAgcttccttggctttctgcaAGTTCAAATTAAGATTTAAAGAGCCCGTGCCTGGGGGAATGTTTGTTCCTGTCGCTTCTGCCTGTAGTCTCGCTGCTGCGTCCCTATGGGACACAGTGGGACACGGTGCAGCTCCTGACCTGGAGATGTAACGTCAGGAGCAGCAAAGCTGGGAGGGCAGGGACAGAGGGCTTAAACACCAGAGCCTTTGCTCTTGATTTCATTTTCCTGTTCCACATATTTGTTTCCCTAAGCCTCTTCAATTCAGCCTTAGTATTTGAAAGATGGGTATTTTAAGTGATCTTTTTGCACGTGTACACCCAACTCTCCCCGTGTTTTGGGGAGCCCTGCTTCACCTTGGGCAGGTGCAGGAAATCTCACTTACgcattttttgtcatttttccaCCAGCCCGTGTACACCCTCTTGTATTCCTTGGTTACAGGGTCAGGAACGCTGTACGAGCCGTAGCCGTCCCGCTTCCCAAACTTCCAGTCACCGCTGTAAATAGCTCCGGTGCGTTTCCACACCTGGGTGCCTTTACCTGTTCAACAAACAAGAGGAACGATGGGGAGACCATTGCGGTTTTTAGGCTTTACAGGGCTCCCTGCACCGAGGCAGGGTTATGTCTGCGATTCAGTTTAGTTTCCCAAATTGGATGCATCGTTAATCTTGATCAGGAGCTTCCTGTGTGGCCTTTGCTGAATGCGCTTAAATCTTTCCAAAACTGCCTGTAAACAAGCCCGTCCTGCTCCGGCTgctcagggctcggtcagggtCTCCTTCCCCTGCTCCGTGTCCTGCAGCACCCGCCACAGCTTGAGGATAAATTCATATTCCCGAAGCCAGGTGCTTTCCGAGGCCAGCAATGCACCAGCAGCCTTGTTGTGCTGGGCTTTGCTGCAGCCAGGGTGCGTGGAGCTGACTGCAGTTTGCTGTGTTCATAGGGGATTTCTGTAAAAACATCGATAATCTAGATATTTCAGGTAATTGCCCCTAAGTACATGCAAAAGCTCTTTAAGTTGCCCATTAGAAATGTGTTTGAGCGGATTTTTGCATGACATAtataaaatacacacatatacatatacatgaacAACTGCTGACTGCTCCCTGCACCTAGGCGCTTTCGTAAAGACATGTAAATCAGTACTTTTTCTCAAAATGAGCTGTCTTACCATGTTTCAAGTTGTCCAGCCATTCCCCAGTATACCGATCCCCATTTACAGCATAGACCGTGTGTCTTAATCCACATTTCTGTGCTTTCCTGTCCCATTCACACCAGAGGGGCTCACGAGCCCTGGGGTATTTTACAACGGGCATGTTTTTCGTGGCTGGAGAGGAAAACAAATTGTGGTCAGTAATAAATTAGAAATTACAAGGCAGGTATGAACAGAACAGTCTATTTGTGAGCTATGTTTTAATATGCATCTGAGTTGGTGGCTGATGTCTGGATTTGGAGGGGTAAAACAGAGATGCAACAAACAGAAGGTATCTAAAAATACTGAAGTACCGACCAGCACTATCTGAAAATAGGCTTGCAGAATAGCCTGGCCTGTTAGGAAATGTTACATAAGTCTCAGGAGGTTGGGTCTGTGACGGGCATCGGTCTCAGCGCCCGCCAGAGGTCTCGGGGAGCACAGGGGCGGCAGCTCCTTCTTCATCCAGGCTCCTTCCCATGGTTTCCCCGCTGCCGGCTCCGCACGGGGCAGGAGCGGTTGTTTAAGCAAATGGTTTGCTAGGAAATATCTCAGGACATTGGAAAGCATTCACAAGACGGAGCAGGTCAGGGAGCTGGCCGGTGTCCCCGGGGGAGCTCCAGAAGCTGGGGCACCTCGTACACCCGCAGTGAACACAGCTCAGGCTTCTTTTCTGCATGAATATCCCCCCTGCAGGTGCCGTGTAAGAAGGGGTCAAAAATCATGTTTCTCTCTACCAGGAGGCTGCGGACTTGCCCAGGGCAAGACAAGCTTGTCAAATAGCTGCCAAGGAAGGGGCTTCTGAAGCAAAGTAGGTTTTTAAGCACAAAGACCAGGTGGGGATGATGGGCATAGCGGGCGGGTGATTTGGGTGTCAGAGATCAAAGATCAGTGCAGGGGTAGAGGTGGGAGAAGAAGCTGGTTTGACCCATCAATACAGAGAGGACAACAGTGGGGTGCAGCACGGTGGTGATTTCTGGATATTGCCTGCGGAACGGCTGTTTGGCGCAGCAGGAATGCCAGGATGGACTCGGAGGTGAGAGTGGTCTGCTATAAGCTATAAATAAACCCCAAAAAGTGGCTGTAGAAGCAAAAAGCAAGATGCTGTGAGTGCCATCAACACTCAGAGCTTGGCTGGAGCACCGTGGGGTGCGACGCTCTCCGATTTTGTCTCCTGGGCTCCCCCTTCTGTCCTGATCCGCTGGTCGGTGCTGTGTCTGGTGATTTTTCTGCCTCTCTCCCTTGCTGGGTGTGAGTGGAGCTCCTGTTCCTGCTGTACCAGGGGTGCCAGGGAGCCCAGCGCCAGGGAAAGCATGGAGCTCGGGAAAGGAAACTGCTTCGGGTCATTGCTAGGGAATAATAGCTAGAAATTATATCTAAGAAAATACAGCTAGTGTTCATCCTCAGTTCTCCACGTAGCTGTGGGAAACGGTCATTCAACAGCTATTTGGGAGATATCATTGCTAAAAAAAAGTATTACTGTGTCCACGATgaaccttcctccccaaaacactgctGTGCTGTGTAGTGCATGTCCCAGGTGTCTCCTTACTGTGGTGCACGCAAGGCtgggggtgcgggcagggctggggtgcaggcagggctgggggtgcgggcagggctggggtgcaggcagggctgggggtgcgggcagggctggggtgcaggcagggctgggggtgcaggcagggctgggggtgcaggcagggctggggtgcaggcagggctgggggtgcaggcagggctgagggtgggggcagggctgggggtgcaggcagggctggggtgcaggcagggctggggtgcgggcagggccagggtgcaggcagggctggggtgcaggcagggctgggggtgcgggcagggctggggtgcaggcagggctgggggacctgCCTGGGCATGGCATTGTGAGCTCGGACCCAGGGAGGCTCCTGCTGGGCTGTGGTGGAAGGAGAGGGGCCAGAGAGCGGGTTCCTGGCTGGTCTGTCCCCTTTGGCTGTCAAACGCAGGTCCCTCCTCCACTGACCTCAAGGAGAGGGAGGAACGTGAAGACCACCGTGTTGCCAACTCTTGGAGTAGGTGTTTTGGGGATGGCATTGTCTGTAAGGGCAGCTGGAGTCCCCTGGCCATGCCACCCACCTGGGAGTGTCTTGGTTTAAGGACACCAAGGCCAGGATCTGTCCCTCGGTACGGTGGAGTCGCAGCCTGCCGCAGATGATGGTTTTTCTGCAATGCAAACACAACATGCACCACAGCTGCTAAGTTTGGGTGCTAAGCCCCCAGAGAGAGGAGCTCTTGCCAATATTTGCCAAGGGCTGTGTCCTGGGTTTGCAGGACTCAGAGCTGTACATTGCTGGCTCACATCTGTGCTCCCCTTGCTGGGGGAGCAGAAGAGCGGAGCTACAGCTACGTGCACCCACCCCATGGCCATGACCTTCGAGCAGCTCATGGCCATGAAGGGAGGTCTCCTGCCAAATAGGAGCATCAAGGTACCATCACAGCATCTGGCTACTTCTTTAGCTTGAAAGTTAGGATTTAAAATCCCCAGGGAGGATTCCCAGCTGcaggggcagccccagcaccccacCATCTGCTTCCCTGTGCCCTCCAAGGCACAGCCTGCGTGGAGCACCCAGGGTGCAGGAGCCACCTTTATTGGCTGAATCCTCTTCCAAATCCACGACAGCAACGCCAGGTGTGTGTACGTTATACCACAGTTGGTATTCACCACCCTGGACGTTTTTAGTCACCTACTCGGAGGGTgtggggaggctgcagctctCGGTGCTCACGGCTAGAGGCTGCTGCTCCCATGCAGCTCCGCTGCTGCACTTGGGGATGAGGATCTGAACAGAATCCCAGACTATGCTCTCACTTTGGAGCTTTGTTTCTGGTAAAGCACAGCTTTATTTTGTACAGCCCTACAGGAAGCTGATTTTTTCCCCTGACTCTTCACGGAACTTCAGAGCAATGCAATTTACCTACAACTATACTTCTTTTCAGTAAGAGCGAGGTGGAAAATTCAACCGGCTGCAGAGAAGGGGCTGCTGGCTCCCCTAGGCAGCTCTCGCTTGTCACCACATCCTGCTGTGTGACCTCAGCACCAGCCGTGCCCCTCAGCAGCGCCCTGCCTGACCCTCACCAAGGGTCCCCCAGGGGGATCACCCCTTGCACTGCCCCTGCCCCACGGCACTAGGGTCCCACTGCTGTCACCCTCCGGAGCAGCCGACCCATCCCCAATCCCTGCTTGGCCCCCAGCTCCGAGCAGGATGCTCAGGGCACCTTTTGCTGCTTCTCCCCAGGGTGCCAGAGCAGCAACGCGGGTGAACGATGGGGAAAGCCCACGTACTCGGTTTGCAAAACACCCCCGAGTCTGGCCCGCGCTCTCCTGCCCCTGCCCACCCCCAGAGCCACCCCAGGGACACCAACCTGCGGGTGCCGCCGGCTGCAGGCAGGGTTGTCATAGCAACTCTGCCAAACTCCAGCGCACAGCGTCACGGGAACGTGGCCAGAGCTGGAGGAGCGACCAGGATGGGCgcgaaaaaacaccccaaacctccTCCCTGGACTTATCCCAAGTGTGAGCGTGACTGAAGGCGAACACTCCGTTTCCTGTGACACGCGTGAGGGTCACGGAGCAGGAGGAGACAACACCGCTGCCCGGGAAATGAGGCGGAGAAGGAAAATGAGCTGGAGGAAGGAAGAAGT
This DNA window, taken from Patagioenas fasciata isolate bPatFas1 chromosome 17, bPatFas1.hap1, whole genome shotgun sequence, encodes the following:
- the MORN3 gene encoding MORN repeat-containing protein 3 isoform X2 translates to MPVVKYPRAREPLWCEWDRKAQKCGLRHTVYAVNGDRYTGEWLDNLKHGKGTQVWKRTGAIYSGDWKFGKRDGYGSYSVPDPVTKEYKRVYTGWWKNDKKCGYGMTFYPGGEHYEGEWSGGQRSGWGRMYYQDGSIYEGQWLQDQPGGLGMLRLPNENRYEGNWKDGKKHGPGKFFYLDKGQLFEGIWAADIPKCGILIDFGRDEAPAPTQYPIPKIELADPDGVLAEAQAMFDDSQDE
- the MORN3 gene encoding MORN repeat-containing protein 3 isoform X1; translation: MPVVKYPRAREPLWCEWDRKAQKCGLRHTVYAVNGDRYTGEWLDNLKHGKGTQVWKRTGAIYSGDWKFGKRDGYGSYSVPDPVTKEYKRVYTGWWKNDKKCGYGMTFYPGGEHYEGEWSGGQRSGWGRMYYQDGSIYEGQWLQDQPGGLGMLRLRKYRPPAPQASACPLQGIWCRAALQITLPSRFLGATSHLPLQLCTRVAAAPLCRPSPLGLGLEAAQGPVLCCSSQNTWKLNFAVIYM